The Homo sapiens chromosome 5, GRCh38.p14 Primary Assembly genome includes a window with the following:
- the PCDHA9 gene encoding protocadherin alpha-9 isoform 2 precursor (isoform 2 precursor is encoded by transcript variant 2) has translation MLYSSRGDPEGQPLLLSLLILAMWVVGSGQLHYSVPEEAEHGTFVGRIAQDLGLELAELVPRLFQLDSKGRGDLLEVNLQNGILFVNSRIDREELCGRSAECSIHLEVIVDRPLQVFHVDVEVKDINDNPPVFPATQKNLFIAESRPLDSRFPLEGASDADIGENALLTYRLSPNEYFFLDVPTSNQQVKPLGLVLRKLLDREETPELHLLLTATDGGKPELTGTVQLLITVLDNNDNAPVFDRTLYTVKLPENVSIGTLVIHPNASDLDEGLNGDIIYSFSSDVSPDIKSKFHMDPLSGAITVIGHMDFEESRAHKIPVEAVDKGFPPLAGHCTLLVEVVDVNDNAPQLTIKTLSVPVKEDAQLGTVIALISVIDLDADANGQVTCSLTPHVPFKLVSTYKNYYSLVLDRALDRESVSAYELVVTARDGGSPSLWATARVSVEVADVNDNAPAFAQSEYTVFVKENNPPGCHIFTVSARDADAQENALVSYSLVERRLGERSLSSYVSVHAESGKVYALQPLDHEELELLQFQVSARDAGVPPLGSNVTLQVFVLDENDNAPALLTPRMRGTDGAVSEMVLRSVGAGVVVGKVRAVDADSGYNAWLSYELQPETASASIPFRVGLYTGEISTTRALDETDAPRQRLLVLVKDHGEPALTATATVLVSLVESGQAPKSSSRASVGATGPEVTLVDVNVYLIIAICAVSSLLVLTLLLYTVLRCSAMPTEGECAPGKPTLVCSSAVGSWSYSQQRRQRVCSGEGKQKTDLMAFSPGLSPCAGSTERTGEPSASSDSTGKVGFSSILFIYIIFFLERYYRLLPGAVQIVLFIFLEIQQIFFLIK, from the coding sequence ATGTTATACTCAAGTCGAGGAGATCCAGAGGGTCAGCCTCTACTGCTCTCGCTTCTGATCCTCGCAATGTGGGTGGTGGGGAGCGGCCAGCTCCACTACTCCGTCCCGGAGGAAGCCGAACACGGCACCTTCGTGGGCCGCATCGCGCAGGACCTGGGGCTGGAGCTGGCGGAGCTGGTGCCGCGCCTGTTCCAGTTGGATTCCAAAGGCCGCGGGGACCTTCTGGAGGTAAATCTGCAGAATGGCATTTTGTTTGTGAATTCTCGGATCGACCGCGAGGAGCTGTGCGGGCGGAGCGCGGAGTGCAGCATCCACCTGGAGGTGATCGTAGACAGGCCGCTGCAGGTTTTCCATGTGGACGTGGAGGTGAAGGACATTAACGACAACCCTCCAGTGTTCCCAGCGACACAAAAGAATCTGTTCATCGCGGAATCCAGGCCGCTTGACTCTCGGTTTCCACTAGAGGGCGCGTCCGATGCAGATATCGGGGAGAACGCCCTGCTCACTTACAGACTGAGCCCCAATGAGTATTTCTTCCTGGACGTGCCAACCAGCAACCAGCAGGTAAAACCTCTTGGACTTGTATTACGGAAACTTTTAGACAGAGAAGAAACTCCGGAGCTTCATTTATTGCTCACGGCCACCGATGGAGGCAAACCCGAGCTGACTGGCACCGTTCAATTACTCATCACGGTACTGGACAACAATGACAATGCCCCAGTGTTCGACAGAACCCTGTATACGGTGAAATTACCAGAAAACGTTTCTATCGGAACGCTGGTGATTCACCCCAATGCCTCAGATTTAGACGAAGGCTTGAATGGGGATATTATTTACTCCTTCTCCAGTGATGTTTCTCCAGATATAAAATCCAAGTTCCACATGGACCCCTTAAGTGGGGCAATCACAGTGATAGGACATATGGATTTTGAAGAAAGTAGAGCACACAAGATCCCAGTCGAGGCTGTCGATAAAGGCTTCCCACCCCTGGCTGGTCATTGTACACTTCTTGTGGAAGTTGTGGATGTAAATGACAATGCTCCACAGTTGACTATCAAAACGCTCTCGGTTCCTGTAAAAGAGGACGCACAACTGGGGACAGTTATTGCCCTGATTAGTGTGATCGACCTAGACGCAGATGCCAACGGGCAGGTTACCTGCTCCCTGACGCCCCACGTCCCCTTCAAGCTGGTGTCCACCTACAAGAATTACTACTCGTTGGTGCTGGACAGAGCTCTGGACCGCGAGAGTGTGTCCGCCTACGAGCTGGTGGTTACCGCGCGGGACGGGGGCTCGCCTTCACTGTGGGCCACGGCCAGGGTGTCTGTGGAGGTGGCCGACGTGAACGACAACGCACCAGCGTTCGCGCAGTCCGAGTACACGGTGTTCGTGAAGGAGAACAACCCGCCGGGCTGCCACATCTTCACGGTGTCTGCGCGGGACGCTGACGCGCAGGAGAACGCCCTGGTGTCCTACTCGCTGGTGGAGCGGCGGTTGGGCGAGCGCTCGCTGTCGAGCTACGTGTCAGTGCACGCGGAGAGCGGCAAGGTGTACGCGCTGCAGCCGTTGGACCACGAGGAGCTGGAGCTGCTACAGTTCCAGGTGAGCGCGCGCGACGCGGGCGTGCCGCCTCTGGGCAGCAACGTGACGCTGCAGGTGTTCGTGCTGGACGAGAACGACAATGCGCCGGCGCTGCTGACACCTCGGATGAGGGGCACTGACGGCGCAGTGAGCGAGATGGTGCTGCGGTCGGTGGGCGCCGGCGTAGTGGTGGGGAAGGTGCGCGCAGTGGACGCCGACTCGGGCTACAACGCGTGGCTTTCATACGAGCTGCAGCCAGAAACGGCCAGCGCGAGCATCCCGTTCCGCGTGGGGCTGTACACGGGCGAGATCAGCACAACGCGTGCCCTGGACGAAACGGACGCACCGCGCCAGCGCCTACTGGTGCTGGTGAAAGACCACGGGGAGCCAGCGCTGACGGCCACGGCCACTGTGCTGGTGTCGCTGGTGGAGAGCGGCCAGGCGCCAAAGTCATCGTCGCGGGCGTCAGTGGGTGCCACGGGCCCCGAGGTGACGCTGGTGGATGTCAACGTGTACCTGATCATCGCCATCTGCGCGGTGTCTAGCCTGTTGGTTCTCACGCTGCTGCTGTACACTGTGCTGCGGTGCTCGGCGATGCCCACCGAGGGCGAGTGCGCGCCTGGCAAGCCGACGCTGGTGTGTTCTAGCGCGGTGGGGAGTTGGTCGTACTCGCAgcagaggaggcagagggtgtGCTCTGGCGAGGGTAAGCAGAAGACCGACCTCATGGCCTTCAGCCCGGGCCTTTCTCCTTGTGCTGGATCTACAGAGCGAACGGGAGAACCCTCTGCTTCCTCAGATTCAACTGGGAAGGTGGGtttttctagcattttatttatttatataattttttttcttgaaagataTTATCGATTACTCCCAGGGGCCGTTCaaatagttttattcatttttctagaaatccagcagattttttttctgataaagtaA
- the PCDHA8 gene encoding protocadherin alpha-8 isoform 2 precursor (isoform 2 precursor is encoded by transcript variant 2) — MDYHWRGELGSWRLLLLLLLLAAWKVGSGQLHYSVPEEAKHGTFVGRIAQDLGLELAELVPRLFRVASKRHRDLLEVSLQNGILFVNSRIDREELCGRSAECSIHLEVIVDRPLQVFHVDVEVKDVNDNPPVFRVKDQKLFVSESRMPDSRFPLEGASDADVGANSVLTYRLSSHDYFMLDVNSKNDENKLVELVLRKSLDREDAPAHHLFLTATDGGKPELTGTVQLLVTVLDVNDNAPTFEQSEYEVRIFENADNGTTVIKLNASDPDEGANGAISYSFNSLVETMVIDHFSIDRNTGEIVIRGNLDFEQENLYKILIDATDKGHPPMAGHCTVLVRILDKNDNVPEIALTSLSLPVREDAQFGTVIALISVNDLDSGANGQVTCSLMPHVPFKLVSTFKNYYSLVLDSALDRERVSAYELVVTARDGGSPSLWATASLSVEVADVNDNAPAFAQPEYTVFVKENNPPGCHIFTVSARDADAQENALVSYSLVERRVGERSLSSYISVHTESGKVYALQPLDHEELELLQFQVSARDAGVPPLGSNVTLQVFVLDENDNAPALLEPRVGGTGGAASKLVPRSVGAGHVVAKVRAVDADSGYNAWLSYELQPAASSPRIPFRVGLYTGEISTTRVLDEADSPRHRLLVLVKDHGEPALTATATVLVSLVESGQAPKASSRQSAGVLGPEAALVDVNVYLIIAICAVSSLLVLTLLLYTALRCSALPTEGGCRAGKPTLVCSSAVGSWSYSQQQPQRVCSGEGPPKTDLMAFSPCLPPDLGSVDVGEEQDLNVDHGLKVSPFKFRTHKFYLWKL; from the coding sequence ATGGATTATCACTGGCGAGGAGAGCTGGGATCCTGGCGACTACTACTCTTGCTTCTGCTCCTCGCAGCCTGGAAGGTGGGGAGCGGCCAGCTCCACTACTCCGTCCCCGAGGAGGCCAAACACGGCACCTTCGTGGGCCGGATCGCGCAGGACCTGGGGCTGGAGCTGGCGGAGCTGGTGCCGCGCCTGTTCCGGGTGGCGTCCAAAAGACACCGGGACCTTCTGGAGGTAAGTCTGCAGAATGGCATTTTGTTTGTGAATTCTCGGATCGACCGCGAGGAGCTGTGCGGGCGGAGCGCGGAGTGCAGCATCCACCTGGAGGTGATCGTGGACAGGCCGCTGCAGGTTTTCCATGTGGACGTGGAGGTGAAGGATGTTAATGACAACCCGCCAGTGTTCCGGGTAAAAGACCAAAAGCTGTTTGTTTCAGAATCCAGAATGCCAGACTCTCGGTTTCCGCTAGAGGGCGCGTCCGATGCAGATGTTGGAGCTAACTCCGTGTTAACCTACAGGCTTAGCTCTCATGATTACTTCATGCTAGATGTGAATTCAAAGAACGATGAGAATAAACTGGTTGAGCTCGTATTAAGAAAATCCTTGGACAGAGAGGACGCTCCTGCGCACCACTTATTCCTGACAGCCACAGATGGGGGCAAACCTGAGCTCACAGGCACTGTTCAGCTGCTGGTCACAGTGCTGGATGTGAATGATAATGCTCCCACTTTCGAACAGTCTGAATACGAAGTAAGAATATTCGAAAACGCAGACAACGGAACAACAGTTATCAAACTGAATGCTTCTGATCCGGATGAAGGAGCCAATGGGGCAATTTCATATTCTTTTAATAGCCTTGTTGAAACTATGGTTATTGACCACTTTAGCATAGATCGAAATACGGGAGAAATAGTGATTCGGGGTAATTTGGATTTTGAACAAGAAAACTTATACAAAATCCTCATTGACGCCACGGACAAAGGCCATCCTCCCATGGCGGGTCATTGCACCGTTTTAGTGAGAATTTTGGATAAAAATGATAACGTCCCTGAGATAGCACTGACTTCCTTATCCTTGCCTGTACGTGAAGACGCTCAATTTGGTACTGTCATCGCCCTAATTAGCGTGAACGACCTCGATTCAGGTGCCAACGGGCAGGTGACCTGCTCCCTGATGCCccatgtccccttcaagctggtGTCCACCTTCAAGAATTACTACTCGTTGGTGCTGGACAGCGCCCTGGACCGCGAGAGAGTGTCGGCCTATGAGTTGGTGGTAACCGCGCGGGACGGGGGCTCGCCTTCGCTGTGGGCCACCGCCAGCTTGTCTGTGGAGGTGGCCGACGTGAACGACAATGCTCCGGCGTTCGCGCAGCCCGAGTACACGGTGTTCGTGAAGGAGAACAACCCGCCGGGCTGCCACATCTTCACGGTGTCTGCGCGAGACGCGGACGCGCAGGAGAACGCGCTGGTGTCCTACTCGCTTGTGGAGCGGCGGGTGGGCGAGCGCTCGCTGTCGAGCTACATTTCGGTGCACACGGAGAGCGGCAAGGTGTACGCGCTGCAGCCGCTGGACCACGAGGAGCTAGAGCTGCTGCAGTTCCAGGTGAGCGCGCGCGACGCGGGCGTGCCGCCTCTGGGCAGCAACGTGACGCTGCAGGTGTTCGTGCTGGACGAGAATGACAACGCGCCGGCACTGCTGGAGCCTCGGGTGGGTGGCACTGGTGGCGCAGCGAGCAAGCTGGTGCCGCGGTCTGTGGGCGCGGGCCACGTGGTAGCGAAGGTGCGCGCAGTGGACGCCGACTCGGGCTACAACGCGTGGCTTTCGTATGAGCTGCAGCCAGCTGCAAGCAGCCCTCGCATCCCGTTCCGCGTGGGGCTGTACACGGGCGAGATCAGCACCACTCGTGTCCTGGACGAAGCGGACTCTCCGCGCCACCGTCTGCTGGTCCTGGTGAAGGATCATGGTGAACCTGCGCTGACCGCCACGGCCACGGTTCTGGTGTCGCTGGTGGAGAGCGGCCAGGCTCCAAAAGCGTCATCGAGGCAGTCGGCTGGCGTTTTGGGTCCGGAAGCGGCGCTGGTGGATGTCAACGTGTACCTGATCATCGCCATCTGCGCGGTATCCAGCCTGCTGGTGCTCACGCTGCTGCTGTACACTGCGCTGCGGTGCTCAGCACTGCCCACTGAGGGCGGGTGCCGGGCGGGCAAGCCCACTCTGGTGTGCTCCAGTGCGGTGGGGAGCTGGTCATACTCGCAACAACAGCCGCAGAGGGTGTGCTCTGGTGAGGGGCCACCGAAGACGGACCTCATGGCCTTCAGCCCCTGCCTTCCTCCTGATCTGGGATCAGTTGATGTAGGCGAAGAGCAAGATTTAAATGTTGATCATGGCCTCAAAGTAAGTCCATTTAAATTTAGAACTCATAAATTCTATTTGTGGAAATTGTAG
- the PCDHA6 gene encoding protocadherin alpha-6 isoform 2 precursor (isoform 2 precursor is encoded by transcript variant 2): MVFTPEDRLGKQCLLLPLLLLAAWKVGSGQLHYSVPEEAKHGTFVGRIAQDLGLELAELVPRLFRMASKDREDLLEVNLQNGILFVNSRIDREELCGRSAECSIHLEVIVDRPLQVFHVDVEVRDINDNPPLFPVEEQRVLIYESRLPDSVFPLEGASDADVGSNSILTYKLSSSEYFGLDVKINSDDNKQIGLLLKKSLDREEAPAHNLFLTATDGGKPELTGTVQLLVTVLDVNDNAPTFEQSEYEVRIFENADNGTTVIRLNASDRDEGANGAISYSFNSLVAAMVIDHFSIDRNTGEIVIRGNLDFEQENLYKILIDATDKGHPPMAGHCTVLVRILDKNDNVPEIALTSLSLPVREDAQFGTVIALISVNDLDSGANGQVNCSLTPHVPFKLVSTFKNYYSLVLDSALDRESVSAYELVVTARDGGSPSLWATASLSVEVADMNDNAPAFAQPEYTVFVKENNPPGCHIFTVSARDADAQENALVSYSLVERRVGERALSSYISVHAESGKVYALQPLDHEELELLQFQVSARDAGVPPLGSNVTLQVFVLDENDNAPALLAPRVGGTGGAVSELVPRSLGAGQVVAKVRAVDADSGYNAWLSYELQPPASSARFPFRVGLYTGEISTTRVLDEADSPRHRLLVLVKDHGEPALTATATVLVSLVESGQAPKASSRASVGAAGPEAALVDVNVYLIIAICAVSSLLVLTLLLYTALRCSAPPTEGACTADKPTLVCSSAVGSWSYSQQRRQRVCSGEGPPKMDLMAFSPSLSPCPIMMGKAENQDLNEDHDAKVSEFS; the protein is encoded by the coding sequence ATGGTGTTTACCCCGGAGGATAGATTGGGAAAGCAATGTCTGCTCCTCCCGCTTCTGCTCCTCGCAGCCTGGAAGGTGGGGAGCGGCCAGCTCCACTACTCCGTACCCGAGGAGGCCAAACACGGCACCTTCGTGGGCCGGATCGCGCAGGACCTGGGGCTGGAGCTGGCGGAGCTGGTGCCGCGCCTGTTCAGGATGGCCTCCAAAGACCGCGAGGACCTTCTGGAGGTAAATCTGCAGAATGGCATTTTGTTTGTGAATTCTCGGATCGACCGCGAGGAGCTGTGCGGGCGGAGCGCGGAGTGCAGCATCCACCTGGAGGTGATCGTGGACAGGCCGCTGCAGGTTTTCCATGTGGACGTGGAGGTGAGGGACATTAACGACAACCCGCCCTTGTTCCCGGTAGAGGAACAAAGAGTGCTGATTTACGAATCTAGGCTGCCAGATTCTGTGTTTCCACTGGAGGGCGCGTCCGATGCAGATGTTGGCTCAAATTCCATCTTAACCTATAAACTCAGTTCTAGCGAATACTTCGGGCTAGATGTGAAAATAAACAGTGATGACAATAAACAAATTGGGCTCTTATTAAAGAAATCCTTGGACAGAGAGGAAGCTCCTGCACACAACTTATTCCTGACAGCCACAGATGGGGGCAAACCTGAGCTCACAGGCACTGTTCAGCTGCTGGTCACAGTGCTGGATGTGAATGATAATGCTCCCACTTTCGAACAGTCTGAATACGAAGTAAGAATATTCGAAAATGCAGACAACGGAACAACAGTTATCAGACTGAATGCTTCTGATCGGGATGAAGGAGCGAATGGGGCAATTTCATATTCTTTTAATAGCCTTGTTGCAGCCATGGTTATTGACCACTTTAGCATAGATCGAAATACGGGAGAAATAGTGATTCGGGGTAATTTGGATTTTGAACAAGAAAACTTATACAAAATCCTCATTGACGCCACGGACAAAGGCCATCCTCCCATGGCGGGTCATTGCACCGTTTTAGTGAGAATTTTGGATAAAAATGATAACGTCCCTGAGATAGCACTGACTTCCTTATCCTTGCCTGTACGTGAAGACGCTCAATTTGGTACTGTCATCGCCCTAATTAGCGTGAACGACCTCGATTCAGGTGCCAACGGGCAGGTGAACTGCTCGCTGACGCCTCACGTCCCTTTCAAGCTGGTGTCCACCTTCAAGAATTACTACTCGTTGGTGCTGGACAGTGCCCTGGACCGCGAGAGCGTGTCGGCCTATGAGTTGGTGGTAACCGCGCGGGACGGGGGCTCGCCTTCGCTGTGGGCCACCGCCAGCTTGTCTGTGGAGGTGGCCGACATGAATGACAATGCTCCGGCGTTCGCGCAGCCCGAGTACACAGTGTTCGTGAAGGAGAACAACCCGCCGGGCTGCCACATCTTCACGGTGTCTGCGCGAGACGCGGACGCGCAGGAGAACGCGCTGGTGTCCTACTCGCTGGTGGAGCGGCGGGTGGGCGAGCGCGCGTTGTCGAGCTACATTTCGGTGCACGCGGAGAGCGGCAAGGTGTACGCGCTGCAGCCGCTGGACCACGAGGAGCTAGAGCTGCTGCAGTTTCAGGTGAGCGCGCGCGACGCGGGCGTGCCGCCTCTGGGCAGCAACGTGACGCTGCAGGTGTTCGTGCTGGACGAGAACGACAACGCGCCGGCGCTGCTGGCGCCTCGGGTGGGTGGTACTGGTGGTGCAGTGAGCGAGCTGGTGCCGCGGTCACTGGGTGCAGGCCAAGTGGTGGCGAAGGTGCGCGCAGTTGACGCCGACTCAGGCTACAACGCGTGGCTTTCGTATGAGCTGCAGCCCCCGGCAAGCAGCGCTCGCTTCCCGTTTCGCGTGGGGCTGTACACGGGCGAGATCAGCACCACTCGTGTCCTGGACGAAGCGGACTCTCCGCGCCACCGGCTGCTGGTGCTGGTGAAAGACCACGGTGAGCCGGCGCTGACAGCGACGGCCACGGTTCTGGTGTCGCTGGTGGAGAGTGGCCAGGCTCCAAAGGCGTCATCACGGGCGTCGGTGGGCGCCGCGGGCCCAGAGGCGGCGCTGGTGGATGTCAACGTGTACCTGATCATCGCCATCTGCGCGGTATCCAGCCTGCTGGTCCTCACGCTACTGCTGTACACAGCGCTGCGGTGCTCGGCGCCACCCACCGAGGGCGCGTGCACGGCGGACAAGCCCACGCTGGTGTGCTCCAGCGCAGTGGGGAGCTGGTCGTACTCGCAGCAGAGGCGGCAGAGGGTGTGCTCCGGGGAGGGCCCACCCAAGATGGATCTCATGGCCTTTAGCCCCAGCCTTTCACCTTGTCCTATTATGATGGGTAAGGCGGAGAATCAGGATTTAAATGAAGATCATGATGCCAAAGTAAGTGAATTTTCATAA
- the PCDHA7 gene encoding protocadherin alpha-7 isoform 2 precursor (isoform 2 precursor is encoded by transcript variant 2) yields the protein MVCPNGYDPGGRHLLLFIIILAAWEAGRGQLHYSVPEEAKHGNFVGRIAQDLGLELAELVPRLFRAVCKFRGDLLEVNLQNGILFVNSRIDREELCGRSAECSIHLEVIVERPLQVFHVDVEVKDINDNPPVFPATQRNLFIAESRPLDSRFPLEGASDADIGENALLTYRLSPNEYFFLDVPTSNQQVKPLGLVLRKLLDREETPELHLLLTATDGGKPELTGTVQLLITVLDNNDNAPVFDRTLYTVKLPENVSIGTLVIHPNASDLDEGLNGDIIYSFSSDVSPDIKSKFHMDPLSGAITVIGHMDFEESRAHKIPVEAVDKGFPPLAGHCTVLVEVVDVNDNAPQLTLTSLSLPIPEDAQPGTVITLISVFDRDFGVNGQVTCSLTPRVPFKLVSTFKNYYSLVLDSALDRESVSAYELVVTARDGGSPSLWATASVSVEVADVNDNAPAFAQPEYTVFVKENNPPGCHIFTVSAGDADAQKNALVSYSLVELRVGERALSSYVSVHAESGKVYALQPLDHEELELLQFQVSARDAGVPPLGSNVTLQVFVLDENDNAPALLAPRVGGTGGAVRELVPRSVGAGHVVAKVRAVDADSGYNAWLSYELQPVAAGASIPFRVGLYTGEISTTRALDETDAPRHRLLVLVKDHGEPSLTATATVLVSLVESGQAPKASSRASLGIAGPETELVDVNVYLIIAICAVSSLLVLTLLLYTALRCSAPSSEGACSLVKPTLVCSSAVGSWSFSQQRRQRVCSGEGPPKTDLMAFSPSLPQGPSSTDNVSHK from the coding sequence ATGGTGTGCCCGAATGGATACGACCCAGGGGGCCGACATCTACTGCTGTTTATTATAATTCTAGCAGcttgggaggcagggagaggccagCTCCACTACTCGGTCCCCGAGGAGGCTAAACATGGCAACTTCGTGGGCCGCATCGCGCAGGACCTGGGGCTGGAGCTGGCGGAGCTGGTGCCGCGCCTGTTCCGGGCGGTGTGCAAATTCCGTGGGGATCTTCTGGAGGTAAATCTGCAGAATGGCATTTTGTTTGTGAATTCTCGGATCGACCGCGAGGAGCTGTGCGGGCGGAGCGCGGAGTGCAGCATCCACCTGGAGGTGATCGTGGAAAGGCCGCTGCAGGTTTTCCATGTGGACGTGGAGGTGAAGGACATTAACGACAACCCTCCGGTGTTCCCAGCGACACAAAGGAATCTGTTCATCGCGGAATCCAGGCCGCTTGACTCTCGGTTTCCACTAGAGGGCGCGTCCGATGCAGATATCGGGGAGAACGCCCTGCTCACTTACAGACTGAGCCCCAATGAGTATTTCTTCCTGGACGTGCCAACCAGCAACCAGCAGGTAAAACCTCTTGGACTTGTATTACGGAAACTTTTAGACAGAGAAGAAACTCCGGAGCTTCATTTATTGCTCACGGCCACCGATGGAGGCAAACCCGAGCTGACTGGCACCGTTCAATTACTCATCACGGTACTGGACAACAATGACAATGCCCCAGTGTTCGACAGAACCCTGTATACGGTGAAATTACCAGAAAACGTTTCTATCGGAACGCTGGTGATTCACCCCAATGCCTCAGATTTAGACGAAGGCTTGAATGGGGATATTATTTACTCCTTCTCCAGTGATGTTTCTCCAGATATAAAATCCAAGTTCCACATGGACCCCTTAAGTGGGGCAATCACAGTGATAGGACATATGGATTTTGAAGAAAGTAGAGCACACAAGATCCCAGTCGAGGCTGTCGATAAAGGCTTCCCACCCCTGGCTGGTCATTGTACAGTTCTTGTGGAAGTTGTGGATGTAAATGACAATGCTCCACAGTTGACTCTCACTTCCCTGTCTCTCCCTATTCCAGAGGACGCCCAACCAGGTACCGTCATCACATTGATTAGCGTGTTTGACCGAGATTTTGGAGTCAACGGACAGGTTACCTGCTCCCTGACGCCCCGCGTTCCCTTCAAGTTGGTGTCCACCTTCAAGAATTACTATTCATTGGTGCTGGACAGCGCTCTGGACCGCGAGAGTGTGTCCGCCTATGAGCTGGTGGTTACCGCGCGGGACGGGGGCTCGCCTTCTCTGTGGGCCACTGCTAGCGTGTCCGTGGAGGTGGCCGACGTGAACGACAACGCCCCGGCGTTCGCGCAGCCCGAGTATACGGTGTTCGTGAAGGAGAACAACCCGCCGGGCTGCCACATCTTCACTGTGTCGGCGGGGGACGCGGACGCGCAGAAGAACGCGCTGGTGTCCTACTCGCTGGTGGAGCTGCGGGTGGGCGAGCGCGCGCTGTCGAGCTACGTGTCAGTGCACGCGGAGAGCGGCAAGGTGTACGCGCTGCAGCCGTTGGACCACGAGGAGCTGGAGCTGTTGCAGTTCCAGGTGAGCGCGCGCGATGCGGGCGTGCCGCCTCTGGGCAGCAACGTGACGCTGCAGGTGTTCGTGCTGGACGAGAACGACAACGCGCCGGCACTGCTGGCGCCTCGGGTGGGTGGCACTGGTGGCGCAGTGAGAGAGCTTGTGCCGCGGTCTGTGGGCGCGGGCCATGTGGTGGCGAAGGTACGTGCAGTTGACGCTGACTCAGGCTACAACGCGTGGCTTTCGTATGAGTTGCAACCGGTGGCGGCCGGTGCGAGCATCCCGTTCCGCGTGGGGCTGTACACTGGTGAGATCAGCACGACACGAGCCCTAGATGAGACGGACGCACCGCGCCACCGCCTTCTGGTGCTTGTGAAGGACCACGGGGAGCCCTCGCTGACAGCCACAGCCACCGTGCTGGTGTCGCTGGTGGAAAGCGGCCAGGCACCAAAGGCGTCGTCGCGGGCATCGTTGGGCATTGCAGGCCCAGAGACCGAGCTGGTGGATGTCAACGTGTACCTGATCATCGCCATCTGCGCGGTGTCCAGTCTGTTGGTGCTTACCCTGCTGCTGTACACGGCGTTGCGGTGCTCAGCGCCGTCCTCTGAGGGCGCATGTAGTTTGGTAAAGCCCACTCTGGTGTGCTCCAGCGCGGTGGGGAGCTGGTCATTCTCCCAGCAGAGGCGGCAGAGGGTGTGCTCTGGGGAGGGCCCACCCAAGACAGACCTCATGGCCTTCAGTCCCAGCCTTCCTCAGGGTCCATCCTCTACAGACAATGTGAGTCATAAATAA